The Thunnus albacares chromosome 11, fThuAlb1.1, whole genome shotgun sequence genome contains a region encoding:
- the tex30 gene encoding testis-expressed protein 30: MDKLYEEKVKVPFGKKHLDAALCAPTSVKHALTAVILTHGAGGDMNFRHLVSLAHALASNGFLCLRFTCKGLNLAYRVKAYHAVWHHLKSLQTFTIKHIFVGGRSMGCRAAAAVARQLSDESEDAVQGVICLSFPLHPPGQTDAHRQRSVDLKGLPEHMAVLFVSGTEDNMCDRVLFDGMIKEMKAQVEVFWLNGGNHGLTVKGRSEESVMDEVNLQVITWMSKLRE; the protein is encoded by the exons ATGGACAAGCTTTACGAG GAAAAAGTGAAAGTGCCATTTGGGAAGAAGCATCTGGATGCTGCCCTGTGTGCTCCTACCTCAGTGAAACATGCTCTCACAGCCGTCATACTCACTCATGGTGCTGGAGGAGACATGAACTTCAGACATCTGGTCTCTCTGGCACATGCACTGGCTTCAAATGGCTTCCTCTGTCTCCGTTTTACATGTAAAGGTTTAAACCTGGCTTACAGAGTGAAGGCTTACCATGCTGTGTGG cACCACTTAAAATCACTACAGACGTTTACCATAAAGCACATATTTGTTGGCG gcaggtcaaTGGGATGTCGTGCCGCCGCGGCTGTAGCCAGGCAACTCAGCGATGAATCAGAGGATGCTGTTCAGGGTGTGATCTGCCTGTCTTTTCCCCTGCACCccccaggacagacagatgcACATCGACAACGGAGTGTAGATCTCAAGGGGCTGCCCGAACACATGGCAGTGCTGTTTGTATCTGGCACAGAGGACAACATGTGTGACAGA GTCCTTTTTGATGGAATGATAAAGGAAATGAAAGCTCAAGTTGAGGTTTTCTGGCTAAACGGAGGCAACCATGGACTGACAGTGAAGGGAAGGTCGGAGGAGTCTGTGATGGATGAAGTGAATTTACAAGTCATCACCTGGATGAGTAAATTGAGAGAATAG
- the nepro gene encoding nucleolus and neural progenitor protein: MAEEPWNRVNIPFPSAVSSVRIHFSPKTDVNVETLLVENGKVLKLIRSEILQTEIRLLYELIYVLNNSYRGNKTFKGLKQVEQCINRLKNMKLDVALQELTDLCPNRIQRELSVKSGECDVPSQPMLEWLCLKVLGAAHLMSCTLNRCSRAFVLSKQQMKWEEFVILNVVITSLLSRLWVIFRGVLASLSTLYQQLLEFLREVAHLQPMPFLKSFSLPGDMAEFLGPSHALLLTKWRTRGLHAKDHKEKQQSRKKSSVKVKNQGRTRKVKEDLGVAIERDLALNADMKPFLKSFRNLTEEPHKAEKKQMFKKRVREAATFTNMVTHLEEMILWCKSQKMEKEKHLLTFLRLKCQRMKCLETAGYNVQRKLRSFRQEVCWAFSPQGVMPNACRSSAAVRKNAHLRTRFQSLRRRLKSPTVSIGVKKKQVKRRRKRTELSVSGPSEDNKRSRIIHEATAQTTDCNSHDDIDDIFASAGL, translated from the exons ATGGCAGAAGAACCGTGGAATAGGGTAAACATTCCCTTTCCGAGTGCCGTTTCTAGCGTCCGTATACATTTTAGCCCCAAAACAG ATGTAAATGTGGAAACCCTTTTGGTGGAAAACGGGAAGGTCCTCAAGCTTATTCGCAGTGAGATTCTGCAAACGGAGATAAGACTTCTCTACGAGCTGATCTACGTCCTTAATAACAGCTACAGAGGCAATAAGACGTTCAAAGGCTTAAAGCAG GTTGAACAATGCATAAACAGGCTGAAGAATATGAAGCTCGATGTTGCTCTTCAGGAACTGACAGATCTATGTCCCAATAGGATTCAAAG agaaCTGAGCGTCAAGTCTGGTGAGTGTGATGTTCCGAGTCAACCCATGCTGGAGTGGCTCTGTCTCAAAGTGCTGGGAGCTGCACACCTGATGAGCTGCACCTTGAATCGCTGCAGCAGAGCTTTTGT ACTCTCAAAGCAGCAGATGAAATGGGAGGAGTTTGTGATCTTGAATGTGGTGATAACCAGCTTGCTCAGTCGGCTCTG GGTGATTTTCCGTGGGGTCCTGGCCAGTCTGTCCACTCTGTATCAGCAGCTCCTGGAGTTCCTTAGAGAAGTAGCTCACCTTCAGCCCATGCCCTTCCTCAAAAGCTTCTCCCTGCCAGGAGATATGGCAGAGTTCCTGGGTCCCTCTCATGCATTGTTACTGACCAAATGGCGAACACGTGGTCTCCATGCCAAAGACcacaaggaaaagcagcagagTAGGAAGAAATCTTCTGTTAAAGTCAAGAACCAGGGACGGACAAGGAAGGTGAAAGAAGATCTGGGTGTTGCTATCGAAAGAG atcTGGCTCTCAATGCTGACATGAAGCCTTTTCTGAAGAGTTTCAGGAATTTAACAGAG GAACCACACAAAGCTGAGAAGAAGCAAATGTTCAAGAAACGAGTAAGAGAAGCTGCTACTTTCACAAACATGGTGACCCATCTCGAAGAAATGATCCTATGGTGCAAATCCCAAAAgatggaaaaggaaaaacatcttTTAACCTTCCTGCGTTTAAAGTGCCAAAGGATGAAATGCCTCGAGACAGCAGGTTACAA CGTCCAGCGGAAGTTGCGGAGCTTCAGACAGGAAGTTTGCTGGGCTTTCTCTCCTCAAGGGGTAATGCCAAATGCCTGTCGGTCTTCTGCTGCTGTGAGGAAGAATGCTCACCTGAGAACTCGTTTTCAGTCACTCAGGAGGCGATTGAAGTCTCCTACAGTCAGCATTGGTGTCAAAAAGAAACAGGTGAAGAGACGAAGGAAGAGGACTGAGTTATCAGTGTCTGGACCTTCAGAGGACAACAAGAGAAGCAGGATTATACATGAAGCAACAGCTCAGACCACTGATTGCAATAGCCATGATGACATAGATGATATATTTGCCTCTGCAGGTTTGTGA